TGGGACTCGATCCACTCGCCGTAGTAGAGCAGGAGCCGCAGGTCGCGCAGCGGTCCGGTCACCTCGACGCCGCAGGCGGCCTCGATGGCCTGGCAGGCGCTCATCTGGTAGGCGACCGGACAGATGCCGCAGATGCGCGCGGTGATGTCGGGAGGCTCGGTGTAGGCGCGGCCACGCAACAGGGCCTCGAAGAACCTCGGCGGCTCGTAGATGCTCAGCCGCAGGTCCACGACGCGGCCGTCGCGCGCGCGCACCACGAGTGCGCCTTCGCCTTCCACCCGGGTCAGGCCCCCGACGCGGATCGTCTTATGCGTCACCCTCCGCCTCCTCCGACGCGCGCAGGAACGGTTCCTCCGTGGCGTTGAAGGTGCGGTAGACCCGCACCAGTTCGGGGTCGCTCATCCCGAGCTCGCGCAGCCGCGTGTTCAGCGCCGCGGTGTTGGTGGTCTCCGACGGGCCGAAACAGCCGTAGCAGCCCCGGTTGTACGCCGGACAGAGCGCGCCGCAGCCGGCCTGGGTGACCGGACCGAGGCAGGGGGTGCCGTGCGCGACGAGCACGCAGACGTTGCCGCGGGCCTTGCACTCCACGCACACGCTGTGCCGGGGGACGACGGGACGCCGGCCGGCGAGGAACGCCGTGATGACCTCAAGGAGCTGGCGCTTGTCGATCGGACAGCCACGCAGCTCGAAGTCCACCGGCACGTTGGCGGAGATCGCGGTCGACCGCTCCAGGGTCGCGATGTACTCCGGCCGCGCGTAGACCACCGAGGCGAACTCCCGCACGTCGGCGAAGTCCCGCAGGGCCTGGATGCCGCCGGCCGTCGCGCAGGCCCCGATCGTGACCAGGCGCCTGGAGACGCGGCGCACGTGCCGGATGCGTTCGGCGTCCGCGGGGGTGGTGACCGACCCCTCCACCAGCGACAGGTCGTAGGGGCCGGGCCCTGGAGCGCTCGACGCCTCGAGGAAGTAGGCGATCTCGACCTCGGCCGCCAGGGACAACAGCTCGTCCTCGCAGTCGAGCAGCGTGAGCTGGCAGCCGTCGCAGGAGGCGAACTTCCACACCGCGAGCCGCGGCACCGGCCCGGCCATCACAGTTCCCGCACCGAGAGGAGCCCGGCCACCCGCCGGTAGTCGAGCACCGGGCCGTCCAGGCACAGCAGCAGCGGACCGAGCTGGCAGTGGCCGCACCGGCCGACGGCGCACTTCATGTTGCGTTCGAGCGACAGCACCACGCGCGCCGGCGGGACGCCGCGGCGGACGAGGTCGTCGGCGACGGCGCACATCATGGCCTCGGGGCCGCACACGAAGGCGGTGGTGCGGCGCGGCTCGAAGACGATCCGGTCGATCAGGCGGGTCACCGGTCCCACCGGGCCCGGCCAGTCCTGGTCGGGGTGGTCGACGGTGACGTGCACGTCGATGTCGTGCGCGAGCCGCCAGCGGGTCAGCTCACGCGGGTAGAGCAGCGTCATCGGGGTCCTGGTGCCGGCGATCACGCTGATCCGGCCGTAGCGCCTGCGGTGCGCGGCCAGCTCGCGTACGACCGTGCGCAGCGGCGCGAGCCCGAGCCCGCCGGCCGCGACGACCACGTCCCGGCCCGCGGCGGCCGGCACGTCCCACGAGGTGCCGAACGGGCCGCGCAGCCCCACCACGTCACCGGGCCGCGCGCGGCACAAGGCGTCGCTGACGGCCCCGACGGCGCGGATCGTGTGCACGTGGGCCCCGGTGCGGCCTCTGCCGCTCATGGAGATCGGGATCTCGCCGATCCCCCGCGCGTAGAGCATGTCGAACTGGCCCGGCAGGAACGCCGGGGACGGGCCACGCAGCGGTTCGAGCGCGAGGGTGACGGTGTCGGCGCGGTCGGGACGGCGGGAGCGGACGCGGTACGGCGCCGGCGTCATCGGATGCACGTCAGCTCCTCGGTCACGTCGATGCCGGTGGGACACCACGTGACGCACCGGCCGCAGCCGACGCAGCCGGACACGCCGAACTGGTCGTACCAGGTGGCGAACTTGTGGGTGAGCCACTGGCGGTACCGCGCGAGCGCCGTGCCGCGCACCGGCGCGCCGCCGAGCTCGGTGAAGTCGAGCGTGAAGCAGGAGTCCCACCGCTCGGACCGCTCGGCGACGTCGCCGGACAGGTCGGTGATGTCCTCCATGGTGGTGCAGAAGCAGGTGGGGCAGATCATGGTGCAGTTGGTGCAGCTCAGGCAGCGAGACGCGACGTCGGCCCACCGGGGGTGGTCGTGGGCCGCCGGCAGCCACTGCTGTACTCCGCTGACGTCCACCGACCGGCCCATGTGAGCAGCGGCCGTCCGGGACACCTCCAGCGCGGCGGCGTGGTCACAGTCGGTCGCGGGGCCGTGCGGGACCGCGGCGAGGACGGCGGCGCCGCGGTCGCCGCCGGGTTCGATCAGGAACCGGTGCGGGGAGGCCAGCTCGGTGATCGCGAGGTCGTAGCCGGCGGTGGCCTTCGGGCCGGTCCCCATGGACGCGCAGAAGCACGTGCCGCCGGGAACGGCGCAGTTGACGGCCGCGAGGAACAGCGCCTCACGCCTGCGGCGGTACGCGCCGTCGGGGTGCCTGCCGAGGAACACCCTGTCCTGTACGGCGATCGCGGCCAGGTCGCAGGCCCGCAGGCCGAGCAGCGCGACCCGTGGCGCCTCGGGTTCCACCTCCTCGAACTCCTCGCCGCGTGCGCGCACCAGGGTCAGGCGGGGAGGCTGGGTCCAGCGCTTGGCCGAGTCGGGGCTCGCCGCGTAGCCGAAGATCATCTCGTCGTCGCGCTCGGTCAGCCGGTACGCGCCGGGCTCCTGCGCGTCCCCCACCCCCGCAGGCAGCTCGGCGGCCGACTCGATCTCGGCCATCCGCACGGCGCCGTCCTTCACGGTGGGGCCGACGACGGTGTAGCCGGCGGCCCGCAGCGCCGTGATGAGCGGCGCGAGCGACGGCGTCACGACGGCATCCATCGGCGTCCCCCCAACGCTCCAGGCAGCTGGAGATATATCCCCTCTCATCCCTTTCCTATGACCTATTTCCTGGATGCGGTCGGAAGTCACCTGTCGCAGGGTCTTTCGTCCCTGGCGCGCCGCATCCTGGCCCAGTCGGCGCGTTCCTGCTCCTCAAGGGCCAGCTCACGCTCGGCGAGCGCCGCCGCGAGGCCCGGTATCCACCGCTCGCGCAGCGCGCGGGTGCGACGGCGCGTCCACGCGACCTCGGCCTCCGTGGCACGGACGGCCCCGAGCGCGACGGCGTGCCGCACCCCCGCCGCGAGCGCCGCCTGGCAGGCGGCTCTGGCCGGGAGGAGCGCGGACGTGAGCGGCAGGTGCTCGGGATCGGGAGGGAAGTGGCAGACGACGTCACGATGATCACCGGTGACCTCGACGCGCACCCGGCCCGCGGGGGTGCCGGACCGCAGCGCGCGCTCGCCGCCGAGTGCCGCCACGCGCGACGTCCAGATCTCCGCCTCGGCCAGCGCCGCCGTCCAGCGCTCACCGGTCCGCGCGGCGAGTTCGGCGAGCCGGTCCCGTTCCGCGCCGAGCAGACGCAACCGGCGGTCCAGCAGGACGAGGCCGCGTGCGGCGGTGGCGAGCCGGCGCCGCAGCCACAGCCGGCCCGCGCGGCCCGGCGGCACGGAGATCCTCATGGCCGGTAGAAGGTGTCGACGGCGGCCGGGTCGAGCATGGTCAGTTCGGCGCGCGGCAGTGTGGACAGCACCTGCCACGCCAGGTCGAACGTCTCGCCGAGATCGTGGGACTCGGTACGGCCCTGCGTGGCGAGCCGTCCGGTGAAGGCGCGGGCCAGGTCGAGGTACCGCCGGTCCAGCGGGCCGAGCGCGTCGGCCCCCACCAGCTCGGCCAGCTCCTGAGCCTGCCTGGCCCGCGCGAGGCCCGCGAGGAGCTGCGCCGCCAGGTCGGCGTGCTCCGGCCGCGTACGGCCGGCCCCCACGCCGTGCCGCATCAGCCGCGACAGCGACGCCAGCGGATCGACCGGCGGATAGCCGGGGACGTCGCGCGACAGCACGATCTGGCCTTCTGTGATGTATCCGGTGAGGTCCGGCACCGGGTGCGTGACGTCACCGGCCGGCATGGTCAGCACGGGGAGCAGCGTCACCGAGCCCGGCAGGTCCCGCACCTTGCCGCACCGTTCGTAGATCGAGGCCAGGTCGCTGTACAGGTAGCCGGGGTAGGCCCGGCGCGCCGGGATCTCCCCCCGCGCCGACGACACCTCACGCAGGGCCTCGCAGTAACTCGTCATGTCGGCCAGCACGACGAGGACGTGCCTGCCGAGCCGGAACGCGAGGTGCTCGGCGACGGTGAGCGCGATGCGCGGGGTCAGGACACGCTCGATCACCGGGTCGTCGGCCAGGTTCAGCAGCAGCACCAGGTCACCGGCCGAGGTGCGTGCCTCCAGCGTGTCACGCACCCCGAGCGCGTCGGCGTGCGTGAGCCCCATCGCTGCGAACACCACGTTGAACGGCTCCCCCGGGGCGTGCGCCTGCGCGGCGATCTGCGCCGCCAGGTCCAGGTGCGGCAGGCCGGGGGACGAGAACATCGCGATCTTCTGACCGCGCACGAGCGTGGTCAGCAGATCGATCACCGAGACGCCGGTGAGGACAGGCTCCGACGGCGGCAGCCGCCACACCGGGTTCACCGGCAGCCCGCCGACCGGCACGGACTCGGCGCCGGACACCGGTGGCCCGCCGTCGAGCGGCTCCCCGAGCCCGTCGCAGACCCGGCCGAGCCAGCCGGGGCCGACGGGGACACCGAACGGGGCCCCAGAGAACGCGACACCGATCTCCCCCGGAGCCATGCCTGAGGTGCCTTCGAGGACCTGCACCAGCGCGAGGTCCCCCGAGACCTCAAGGACCAGCCCGTGCCGCCGCCGTCCCCCGGCGAGGCGTATCGACGCGAACTCGTCCCACCCCACGCCGCCGGTCCCCCGCACGACGACGAGCGGACCGCGGAGCTCGGCCACGTCGGTGTACTCCACCTCGATCACGGCGGGATCCTCACCCGGACTCCTTGGCCCGCAGGACCGCGGAGAAGTCGCGGCCCTCGACGTCGCCGGCCGGCGTCCCCGCCGCCACGAGCGCGAGGCACTCGTCGACCGCGCCGAGCACGGCGCCGGTCAGCGCGAGCGTGCGATCGGGTGCGCAGTACGCGTCCACGGTGCTGAGCGCGCTCTGCTGCAACAGGCCCTCGCGCAGCAGGCGGCCGGCGAGCAGGACGACGCGCTCACGCGGATGCAGCGCCGTCGCGCCGACCAGTTCGGCGAGCCCGGACAGGTGACCGGCCTCGGCGAGCAACGCGCTCACCCGCGCGCGTGCCGCGGCCCAGCCTTCCCCGCCGTTCCTGTCGTGCCACGCGGCGAGCGGCCCGGCGTCGCGGGAGAACGACGCGTCCCACGACACCGCGGGGTAGTGGCGCGCGTACGCCAGCTCGCGGTCCAGCGTCCACAGGGTCCGCACGAACCGTTCGGTGTGCGTGGTGACCGGCTCGGTCATGTCACCGCCAGGCGGCGACACCGCGCCGATGATCGTCACGGAGCCCGTGCGTCCGCCGAGCGTCGTGACCCGGCCGGCCCGTTCGTAGAAGGCCGCGATCGCCGACGCCAGATCGGCCGGGTAACCCTCCTCGGCCGGCAGCGTGCCGGCGCGCGAGCCGAACTCGCGCCTGGCCTCGGCCCACCGTGACGTCGAGTCCGCGATCAGCACGGCGCCGTACCCCATGTCGCGGAAGTGCTCGGCCACGGTGACCCCGGTGTAGACGCTCGCCTCACGGGCCATCATCGGCATGTTCGAGGTGTTGGCGATCACGACCGTGCGGTCGGCGAGCCGGCCGCCGGTACGCGGGTCGGTGATCCGCGCGAGGTCGCTGATCACGTCGGCCATCTCGTTGCCGCGTTCGCCGCAGCCGACGTAGACGACGACGTCGGCATCGCACCACTTGGCGATCTGCTGGAGCAGCACCGTCTTGCCGGTGCCGAACCCTCCCGCCGCCGCCGCGGTGCCGCCGAGCCGCACGGGGAACAGCAGGTCCAGGACCCGCTGGCCGGTGACGAGCGGCACGGGCTCGGCGAGACGTTCCCGGCACGGCAGAGGTTCGCGCACCGGCCGGCGCGTGACCATGCGGACCTCGGCGTCCCCGATGGTGGCGACCACGTCACCGGCCGCGTACTCACCGGCGGGCCGGATCGAGCCGACGGCGCCACCGGGGGACAGGACCAGGTACGGCAGGCCGCCGGCCGTGCCGACCGCGCCGACCGGAGTGCCTCGCTCGGTGGCGCGTCCCCGCGCGACCAGCGGGTCGAACCGCCACCTGCCGGCCGGGGTTCCCGCCAGGCGGCGGGGTTCCAGCCACATGGGGGCCCCGGTCAGCGGCCGGAGCAGCCCGTCGAACACCCCGCCGAGCAGGTGCGGCCCGAGGACCGCCGACAGCGGGCTCCCCGTGGGTTCGACCGGGAGGCCCGGTGTCAGGCCGCCGGTGTACTCGTACATCTGCACCGTCGCGCGCTCGCCGCGCACGGCCACTATCTCGCCGGGAAGGCCCCGCACGGTCACCAGGTCGAACATGGCGGCGCCGCCGAGGCCGTCCACCTCGACGAGCGGGCCGTTGACGCGGGTCACGGCAGCCACAGGCGTTCCACCTCCCCGCCGAGAGAGTCGATCATGTGGTCCGCCAGGACGGGGAGCGTGGCGTCCACGCGCCGTCCGGGGCCGCGCGCCACCACGCCGCCGTCGGGGTGCTCCTCGACCACCAGGTCGTCCCCGGCCGCGCGCCTGACGTCCTGGGACAGGCGCCGCAGGAGTGCGGGGTAGCAGGGGTCGGCGCGCAGGCTCCGTGCGTCGTCCCGCGCGCGGCGGCGGAACTCCTCAAGCGCCTCGCGCCGCGCCACCAGCACGATCCGCCGGCGCCGCCGGCCCACCTCGGCCCGTACGGTCACGGCGTACGCGGCGTGCTCCGCCTCGCCTTCGGCGCGCGCGGCCGACAGCAGAGCCGCCGCCTCCTGCCTGGCCGCGGCCACCACCGACGCCGCCTCCGCACCGGCCCGCTCCGCCGTGCGCGCCGCACTCCGTCCGGCCCGGCGCAGCAGCTCCTCCTCAAGCGGCAGCAGTGCCGCCTTCCGGGCCGTTTCCTGGGCCGTTCTCTGGGCCGTCCCGTGGGCCGTCCCCTTCACCGTTCCCCCACCGGCATGACCACCGTGAGCCGGTCCTCGACGGGGCCGAGGACCTCGGCGGCCCACGCGGTGAGGATCACCACCTCGATGTCCTCAGGCAGGGACCGCCAGGCCGCACGCACCCCCTCGGGGTCCCGCGCCGGCAGCACGACCGCGCCGGCCAGCGCGAGACACGCCAGCCGGCCCGGCTCCCCGATGGCCGCGACGCCACCCACGGTCACGCTCTCCCGATGAGGATCACCGCGACGACCAGCCCGTAGACGGCGATCCCCTCCGCCAGTCCGACGATCACGATGGCGCGGCCGAACAGCTCGGGACGTTCGCTCATCGCCGCCAGCGCCGCCGCACCCGTGTACGCGACGGCCACACCGGCGCCGATCGAGGAACCCGCCACCGCGACCGCCGCGCCGATCAGCGCGGCCCAGTTCGCCTGCGCCGCCTCGCGCGCCGCGCCGCCGGTCGCCGCAGCGGGGCCGCCGAGCGCCGCCGCGGTGAGGACGCCGAGCGCGATCAGCAGGACGAGCGCACTGACGGCGATGATCCCTCGTCGTGCCGCAGCGGACATCGCGGTGCCTCCTTCGCACGCAGCGGACGGAAGGGACGTCCCTCCGCCTGGAAGATCCGGGAGAACAGCTCGTAGTAGGAAAGGCGCAGCGCCTGGACCGCCGCCACCAGCGCCTCCAGCGCGAAGGCCAGCAGGTTCCCCGCGGTGAGGACCAGCACCGCGAAGGCCGGGGCCGTGGGCCACAGGCCGGTGGTCGCGCGCCACACGATCCAGCCGATGGCGGCGTGGGTGAGGCCGAAGGCCGCGAGCCGCGCGAACGACGCGACGTTCGACCCGATGCGCACCACGACATCCACCGAACGGATCACGGCCTGCGTGACGCCGCCGCCTTCCGCGAGGAACCCCGCGAGCACCAGCGCCAGACCCGTCACCGCCACCGCGAGCCCGGCGGCCGTCAGCCACGTCCACGCGAGATACCACCCACCGGCCGCCAGACCCATGCCGGCGAACGTCGCGCCACCCGCGATCCCGGCCGGCGAGTACAGCGCGAGCGCGAGGCCGCCTTCGCGCCACCGGTTGACACCGCCGAGCAGGTAGGCGCCGCTGAGCAGCAGAGCACCCACACTCAGCGCGGCGAGCAGCAGCGGCCCCGGGTTCGCCATCGGTTCGAGCCACAGCACGGGAACCAGTCCCGTCGGGCCGAAGAACTCGCCGTACAGCAGGCCGAACACCACACTCGCGAGGCCCGCGCCGGCCACGAACGGCCACGCGCCGCGGTACCGCGCGAGCCTGGCGGGCCACCCGGCGCGCAGGGCCGCCGCGAGGCCGAGCAGCATCAGCCCGTGGCCTGCGTCGCCGAACATCATGCCGAACATCAGCACGTAGGCGAGGGCCGCAGGCGCCACGGGGTCGAGGTCGGCGTACGGCACCGTCCCGTAGGTCCGCACCAGCGGGGTCACCGAACCTCTGAGCCCCTGTCCGCGCAGCAGGGACGGCGCCTCCACCCCCGGCGGATGAGGAAGCGGCACCACCGCGCCACCCGCCGGCGCGAGCGTGCGCGCCAGCGCGTCGGCATCTCGCGCCGGCGTCCAGCCGAGCACCACCGCCACGTCGTCGCGGACGACGGCGTGTCCCGCGCACTCCTCGACCCCGGCCGCGCCGTCCATGTCCACGCACCCGGTGCCGGCCGCGAGGCCGAGCACGTCGTCGAGCGCGTCCTGCGGCGCGGCCACCGCGATCCGCCGCATACGGACAGGGACGAGCGCGTCACGCCAGCTCATCGACGTCCCCCCGGTACACGGCCGTCGCGCCGGCCCGCTGCACCCGCCAGGCGTCGGCGGCGAGCAGCGCCACCGCGCCGACGACCGGCGAAGGCCCGAACGCCGAGCCCGACAGCATCGCCGTGCCGTCCCGCTCGACCCTCTCCCACCAGCGCGGCTCACCCCGCCACAGGTCGCCTGGCCGGTCCAGCCCGGCGAGGACCCAGCGCGCGGACGACGGCAGGGAGGCGGTCATGTCGCGCAGCGAGCCGGCGTCCAGGGCCCGCGGCCCGAGCAGCGACTCGGCCTCGCGGGAGAGGTGGAGGCGGCGTCCTTCCAGGAAACGCTCGCGTGCCACCAGCAGCGCGGTCGCCGCCGTGGCCCACGCCGAGGCGGGACGTACCGTCCGCGCCACCTGAGCGGCCCACGACAGCCGCATGCCGAGCTGGATCCGCCGAGGCTCCGGCCCGCCGGGGTCACCCCAGGGGGACGCGGCGAGCGCGGCACGGATGCCGGCCGGCGCGGTGAGATGCCGCAGCCGCGGCCACGCCGTCGCCAGCGCGCCGAGGTCGAACCGCGGCGCGACCCCGGCGAGCACCGCGTCCACGTTGGCGATCTCGAACCACCGCGCCAGCAGCCGGATCACGGCGGCCCCCTCGGCAGGCAGCCACCCCGCCAGCACCCGCAGATGCCACAGCAGGCAGTCGAGCACCGCTCGCTGCGCCTCGGCCAGATCCTGTCCGGCCCGCACGTCGTGGCCGTACGGCGTGGCGGCGAGCACGGCCACCACCTCCTCGGCCGACCCCGCGAGCGCCACCCGCCGCGCACCGGCCTTCCCGAGCCGCCGCCTGGCCAGCGCACGCGCACGTGTCGTCCCCGCCACCCACGCCGCGCTCATGACCCGCGCACCGAGGACCAGATCACGACCGTCACCCGCGCGAGACCCACGGCCGGACACCGGATCGTGCACGCCGCGCTCATGACCCGCTCGCCAAGGACCGGATCATGTCCGTCACCCGGTCGACCTCACCAGGCATGCGCC
The window above is part of the Sphaerisporangium rubeum genome. Proteins encoded here:
- a CDS encoding oxidoreductase; translation: MAGPVPRLAVWKFASCDGCQLTLLDCEDELLSLAAEVEIAYFLEASSAPGPGPYDLSLVEGSVTTPADAERIRHVRRVSRRLVTIGACATAGGIQALRDFADVREFASVVYARPEYIATLERSTAISANVPVDFELRGCPIDKRQLLEVITAFLAGRRPVVPRHSVCVECKARGNVCVLVAHGTPCLGPVTQAGCGALCPAYNRGCYGCFGPSETTNTAALNTRLRELGMSDPELVRVYRTFNATEEPFLRASEEAEGDA
- a CDS encoding FAD/NAD(P)-binding protein gives rise to the protein MTPAPYRVRSRRPDRADTVTLALEPLRGPSPAFLPGQFDMLYARGIGEIPISMSGRGRTGAHVHTIRAVGAVSDALCRARPGDVVGLRGPFGTSWDVPAAAGRDVVVAAGGLGLAPLRTVVRELAAHRRRYGRISVIAGTRTPMTLLYPRELTRWRLAHDIDVHVTVDHPDQDWPGPVGPVTRLIDRIVFEPRRTTAFVCGPEAMMCAVADDLVRRGVPPARVVLSLERNMKCAVGRCGHCQLGPLLLCLDGPVLDYRRVAGLLSVREL
- a CDS encoding 4Fe-4S dicluster domain-containing protein: MDAVVTPSLAPLITALRAAGYTVVGPTVKDGAVRMAEIESAAELPAGVGDAQEPGAYRLTERDDEMIFGYAASPDSAKRWTQPPRLTLVRARGEEFEEVEPEAPRVALLGLRACDLAAIAVQDRVFLGRHPDGAYRRRREALFLAAVNCAVPGGTCFCASMGTGPKATAGYDLAITELASPHRFLIEPGGDRGAAVLAAVPHGPATDCDHAAALEVSRTAAAHMGRSVDVSGVQQWLPAAHDHPRWADVASRCLSCTNCTMICPTCFCTTMEDITDLSGDVAERSERWDSCFTLDFTELGGAPVRGTALARYRQWLTHKFATWYDQFGVSGCVGCGRCVTWCPTGIDVTEELTCIR
- a CDS encoding V-type ATP synthase subunit D — encoded protein: MRISVPPGRAGRLWLRRRLATAARGLVLLDRRLRLLGAERDRLAELAARTGERWTAALAEAEIWTSRVAALGGERALRSGTPAGRVRVEVTGDHRDVVCHFPPDPEHLPLTSALLPARAACQAALAAGVRHAVALGAVRATEAEVAWTRRRTRALRERWIPGLAAALAERELALEEQERADWARMRRARDERPCDR
- a CDS encoding V-type ATP synthase subunit B gives rise to the protein MIEVEYTDVAELRGPLVVVRGTGGVGWDEFASIRLAGGRRRHGLVLEVSGDLALVQVLEGTSGMAPGEIGVAFSGAPFGVPVGPGWLGRVCDGLGEPLDGGPPVSGAESVPVGGLPVNPVWRLPPSEPVLTGVSVIDLLTTLVRGQKIAMFSSPGLPHLDLAAQIAAQAHAPGEPFNVVFAAMGLTHADALGVRDTLEARTSAGDLVLLLNLADDPVIERVLTPRIALTVAEHLAFRLGRHVLVVLADMTSYCEALREVSSARGEIPARRAYPGYLYSDLASIYERCGKVRDLPGSVTLLPVLTMPAGDVTHPVPDLTGYITEGQIVLSRDVPGYPPVDPLASLSRLMRHGVGAGRTRPEHADLAAQLLAGLARARQAQELAELVGADALGPLDRRYLDLARAFTGRLATQGRTESHDLGETFDLAWQVLSTLPRAELTMLDPAAVDTFYRP
- a CDS encoding V-type ATP synthase subunit A, yielding MAAVTRVNGPLVEVDGLGGAAMFDLVTVRGLPGEIVAVRGERATVQMYEYTGGLTPGLPVEPTGSPLSAVLGPHLLGGVFDGLLRPLTGAPMWLEPRRLAGTPAGRWRFDPLVARGRATERGTPVGAVGTAGGLPYLVLSPGGAVGSIRPAGEYAAGDVVATIGDAEVRMVTRRPVREPLPCRERLAEPVPLVTGQRVLDLLFPVRLGGTAAAAGGFGTGKTVLLQQIAKWCDADVVVYVGCGERGNEMADVISDLARITDPRTGGRLADRTVVIANTSNMPMMAREASVYTGVTVAEHFRDMGYGAVLIADSTSRWAEARREFGSRAGTLPAEEGYPADLASAIAAFYERAGRVTTLGGRTGSVTIIGAVSPPGGDMTEPVTTHTERFVRTLWTLDRELAYARHYPAVSWDASFSRDAGPLAAWHDRNGGEGWAAARARVSALLAEAGHLSGLAELVGATALHPRERVVLLAGRLLREGLLQQSALSTVDAYCAPDRTLALTGAVLGAVDECLALVAAGTPAGDVEGRDFSAVLRAKESG
- a CDS encoding ATP synthase subunit C, which encodes MSAAARRGIIAVSALVLLIALGVLTAAALGGPAAATGGAAREAAQANWAALIGAAVAVAGSSIGAGVAVAYTGAAALAAMSERPELFGRAIVIVGLAEGIAVYGLVVAVILIGRA
- a CDS encoding V-type ATPase 116kDa subunit family protein; the protein is MSWRDALVPVRMRRIAVAAPQDALDDVLGLAAGTGCVDMDGAAGVEECAGHAVVRDDVAVVLGWTPARDADALARTLAPAGGAVVPLPHPPGVEAPSLLRGQGLRGSVTPLVRTYGTVPYADLDPVAPAALAYVLMFGMMFGDAGHGLMLLGLAAALRAGWPARLARYRGAWPFVAGAGLASVVFGLLYGEFFGPTGLVPVLWLEPMANPGPLLLAALSVGALLLSGAYLLGGVNRWREGGLALALYSPAGIAGGATFAGMGLAAGGWYLAWTWLTAAGLAVAVTGLALVLAGFLAEGGGVTQAVIRSVDVVVRIGSNVASFARLAAFGLTHAAIGWIVWRATTGLWPTAPAFAVLVLTAGNLLAFALEALVAAVQALRLSYYELFSRIFQAEGRPFRPLRAKEAPRCPLRHDEGSSPSVRSSC
- a CDS encoding V-type ATPase subunit, with protein sequence MSAAWVAGTTRARALARRRLGKAGARRVALAGSAEEVVAVLAATPYGHDVRAGQDLAEAQRAVLDCLLWHLRVLAGWLPAEGAAVIRLLARWFEIANVDAVLAGVAPRFDLGALATAWPRLRHLTAPAGIRAALAASPWGDPGGPEPRRIQLGMRLSWAAQVARTVRPASAWATAATALLVARERFLEGRRLHLSREAESLLGPRALDAGSLRDMTASLPSSARWVLAGLDRPGDLWRGEPRWWERVERDGTAMLSGSAFGPSPVVGAVALLAADAWRVQRAGATAVYRGDVDELA